The Ziziphus jujuba cultivar Dongzao chromosome 3, ASM3175591v1 region TTCAATGTGAATTAGGACtatcaaagataaaaaaatcGATTCGGCTGAAATTAGGGGTAAAATTAATATaggatatataattttattttatttcaaggatgaattatatatattttaaagtatgAATACAAccaatttttaaactttagtcaacttatttttatcaaaattacaattttaactttttttttaattcatatatttaaaaaatccatTTTCTAATACCAATCAtagtttgttaatatttttgttgactGTTATCCATTCATTCTAACAATATGTATGTATAAGAATTATAATTgttgtttaaaattaaatataaaaaaataataaatattgacCGCGTTTGTGtttggtaattatatttatatgtgtactTCTTTGTGTTGTTAGAAGTCAATTATTTGAGTTGAGCTTTATTCAGCCCGAAAAAAgcaaaggttaaaaaaaaattgtcattttGTTATAATTGTTATGTAAGTTGTGCTTtatctcttgccttttttttttttttttgtgtggaaTTAGTCTTCTGATaacctaaaataataataataataagtagtcCTTAGTTTACTTTTATTAATAGAATTATAGAAATGAATCAAACGAGCATGATATTAAAGTAGAAAAACAATACATAAAAGTATTTTTCCCATATCATGACGTACAATCGAAATTGAATATAGCTAGATGTATTTTTCCCATAtacatatttttcataaaaatttatataaaagtaCTACATTATGCTGCATGCAGTACTAGCGGTAATCTCGACTATGAATTTTGCAATATCTAGTCCCACCACAGCGGCTTCACTTGCTCCCTCCCTTTTGTTGTTCTGAAAACAACATGTAGCCAGAGAGTCATTAAAAAGGTCATGTATCAAGAATCAATCATgcagcccctttttttttttttttttttttcggtgaaATAATCATGCAACCTTGACTTAATATTAACattcacaattttatttaagttattgCATTAATATTGATTCTCTTTGACTTATTAACTTAATTGAACTAAAACGGGTTATGTCATAGATACTtagatacatatatgtatataagtttAGGATTCCCGTAATTTGAATAATACTTTTGGAATATATCCACTAAAGCAATCAGTGGTTTAGGCCAGAATAAATATATGGGAAAAGAATTATGTacctaattttaaaaattaaactaattacATAAATGTTTTGgttattaatccaaattaatattttggaaCAGTCATGCTAATGgcttgttaaatatattaaaaacctTAATATTGTAACAGCTATATTAATTGGCTTGTTTAATAGGTTTTTAATTCAGGTgttgcaaaatttaaataaatttgattttataacaATCAATTTAATTGCTAATTTAATGGCAAGTTTAATTCCCTTACTATTAGGATCCTTAGTGTGGTAGGAGGACAACAATTTCAATTTCGCTAATAGAAGTTCAAAGgtacaatatttgaaatttttacagTCCGTTATATCACAAGAGAcaaatgcatttgaatttagCACCAATGAATAACAAATTTGTCTAAAAGTATCCTAAATTTAAATCTATTATCCTAACAGGTTTTATAttaagattttttattattatgttgatattgtgattattttttattttggccgGGATATgtgtaatttagtttttatatgttaaattaaagcttattgttatttttattaagcttaacattttgtaatattttcatGCTCTAAtccttactattattattaatttttttttttttgtatattatatttttacataatatttATCTAACAGAAAAATCActactattttaaaaatttacaatggCAAAATTAAGAGCGTGTTAGTCAAGATCAAGTTACCAAACAAGCacttaaataaacaattaattaaacaatcGAAATTAATCAGATATTAATTATGTCAAAATTCTCTTACGCTGTATGCTGTAGCCATGAAATGCAGCAAGGCAAAATTATCCAGAAAGGTAGCATGGTTATGGAGAAAATTCTTGCCGCTGAAGCAGGAAGGGCAGAGATCGAAATTCTTTTCGCGTTGGAAACAGTGAACACAAGTGAAGTAGACTCCTTTGAGAAAAGCTCCACATCCATGGCCGTCGCAGAAGAGCAGCCTCTCACTTCTAATCAGATAGTATAAGCTTAGAAACTCTTCGAAATCCAGATTTCCATCTCCGTCCCTGTCAAGCTCCGTGAAGAATTTCGGGTTGTTGGACAATTTATAGCCCTTCTTCCCCAATATCTCAAGGTACTCACTCAGGCTTACACTCCCATCTCCATTCAAATCCATTGATTGGAACATATTATTGGCACCATCCTTTTGGTCTTCTGTTAGATTGTTGTAATAAGCTTTTGCAGTTTCATGAATTTCTTCCATAGAGATCTCTCTtatctctttctcttcctcACTTTAATTTCCTTTATATAGTCTTTGGACAAGACTTTAAGCACAATTTAGATAAATTATATgatgatatattattatatagtgATTAGAAATTAACGCGGTATAATTGATCAAGTAAAACactcaattttgactttgtcaTGAGCACCAGCTCGCATTGAATtgaccaaaaattaatttgcttCCTATATGTGTATTGAGATTAAACTAATAATACAATAGTATCTGAGTCATggctattaattatataatataattgtattttttggaCCGATTAATTGACCATTCCATTGTTATTTCCCATTTTATCATTCTCTGCAACTGATGATTAAAAAAGCTAAACTAGTTCCAAAAacttaaatatacatatatatatatatatactaattcaaaaaaataataataataacataataaataacaagCTAAACTAACTGTGTTggataatttctttctttttttcctttttcttttcctttttttttttttttgggtgacaaAACTAACTGTGTGGATAATTTCCttctttacttttctttttttttcttttttctttttttctgcccCTTTTGGACCAAAAAAgggtaaagaaaagaaaactcaaattactagttgatttttattttgacaattCCTTTTCTCACTTTTTGTTATTTGGGAATAGATAAGACAGAACTTTTTATTCCTAAAACAGAGGATTGTTGATAAAACGAAATTGAAGTCAAAACCTGGTATTGGATGTTGAACCATTATAAActtcattattttaaatatattggaTGTTGAACttcactaatttttttttttcctttttttgcattataaacttcattaatttaaattccgttcaacaaaaatttaaaataattaattaaaattcagtTCAGCATTTCAAATGGATCTTAACAATCTAAAGGACAATTGCAcatatattgttgtttttagttttgtatcaaaaatatattatttagacCTTATTTATTACGAATATCCTTCCGAATATTATATACTGAAGAAAGCTGGAAGGGAAATCCAATTTTGACCTTTTACCAAAAAGCATccaattttgaccaatttgttAGGAATTGTGTTCGATTGATTGCTTGTCAAATTAAAAGTATAAGCAGGGGCGGACACATGATTGGCCTGACACGTACCCCCtagatattttcaattttttaaaatttcagtatttattttgtCTAATTATACCGTTTCTTTCTCACGTAGATGAAACGTGTCTCCCTCCTTTCCTTCTACCTCTATGCAgtcgttttctttttttttttttttttttttgttttaattccttttttttttctcacatccatatatagttttatttatctcccttatatataatcataaagtTATTTAATGTAGTCACGATATTTATACATAGTATTTAacaatagaataattatttaattaacatttttaatattattactaaaaatattttatacaagTATGACCGTCgcatacaattaattaataacaaaaaaacaatttataatatttattatttaaattttgttttaattttaagctattacttttcttaattacacatttttttgtatttttctattaCATTAGTTTTTTAAACcctaatataataatttttttttcttttgaatttattttgcgTCCATTAATgtgtatattttcttttattttctttatataatgAATGTACACAATAAATTTCTTGTGTATTGCCGAACCACCGCAAATCATATTTTTCTACatagagaaaaattaaaaaaagatttaatccTTAGTTTATTAGACATTCTAATCAATTGGACAAAAAAGAACATAGCAAAAatattgcatttatatatatatatatatatagatatatgatcaattacaataattttcttcTATCTCAGTAAATCAAATTCATGATCTATGGATATAAGTGTAAATGCCATACCAATTAAGCTAATTTTACTTAACATTTTTGTATgtgtttgtatttgtatttgtaaacaccataaatattttttaaaaaaaaaaaaaaagggaaacaaaaaaagaggcAATTGTTATTATAAAATGACAGCTTGAAATTTTCTTTGAATCCACTACTAGTGGAAACTCTAATTAAACACATTTCTTGGATCCGTCACCGAGTGCTAAGGCTTGCAATTTTTACAAAATGAGTCGCTGGAGTAAAAGGATCACAATATAAATTATCCAAATCTTAATATTAGTTTAATTGGATTTCTTTTCATAACTagtcaaaacattttaaaaaaattttaagtactATATACAaaggaaatagaaaaaagaaaaataataataatacttcaacaaaattttaatttttgaaaatcataAAAGAATTGAGAATTggtatagaaaataaataaatcagtcatctattgttttattattttcttttcttttcgtttttgataaacttgtaaaatgtgattatgttaattttcaattgacatgaatagttttttttttttttttttaaataacaacatggatcaaaacatattattttGGGAATGGCCAAAAATGATTAACacatattcaaaacaaaattacttaTATGTCTAAAACcgtacaaatattattttttttccactttccttatttacaaacataaatatttcttctatttttaatAACTCATtcaaagtttttgaaaaaaattattctttaaagattttatttttaaaataggttaaaaagtataatatttGCATTAATTCAATGAATAATACCTTCCATAAAtactgttttaaaaatatatattcgcacagttataaataaattgtgTATTGTTATATTTTGTTCTAGTTCTTTAATTCATGGTGtgaaacaaatttaattttctattattatatgAAAAGAAACATTTCTTTAATATTCATGTAAATGTTAcgaatttaattttattctttttgaaacttattttttaaaaattttcgaTTGTACAATATTTaagatttttcaaatattattttggaaagaaataaaaatctatataataataaataaaagggtaaaatgTATTTTGCCACCTGAATTTTAATGTGTTTAACACTTGACTttctaaactttaaaaattaacgCATTGCCGCCTATTCTATTGTTTTTGTATCACTTTGATGTAATATGTAAAAAAAGGTATTAAAAAGCCTAACGCACACATGTGAAGCTCACATGAACTTTTTTTCACGACCTTTTTAAGGGCATTTGAGTGAATtgaaatttttcaaaacttcattATACAATTTGGACTAGGAGATTCAAGAGTATCTACAATGGCATTGCATTTTCTTATTGCAATGTCAAAAAAATAGGATAGTTGTGTTCTTTGTATGCTCTATTGGGATATcgcattttaaaatgtaattggtattttttttatagtgaaCCTCaccataataaatttatgaggTACACatcattaaataatataatttttaatttttaattggtaaACTTAGAAAAGTAAGATTTAgtccaaaatttttttgatagataaaataaaataatgtgattaaataaaatatatatttgtcaatattattttttactatatggCATTAAATAATTATGCCAAAATTTGATATTGACATTGTTATGGATCATTATATATGATACACCTAGTGGCAAAGGCATGTTTAAAAATGTGGGAGCCATGCTCCTctaagcatttttattttttttagatatgcatagtcttttttaataaattatgaagataaatctataattaaataattgcgCACCCCACTCCCCAAAAAActaaaatgttgtttttttctatctacattattaattttttaagtatttctaaattataaacttaattaatttgattagtaaattaatataattatgcaTTAGGTGAGCATTTCTTATCTAAGAAAAAAGTGAGAATTcttgtttttaaattcaatactcagtatttgttttatttagtaTTTACTATAACTTTCGGCATTTATTTATTGAAGTTTTGAAGTTTctaattagttattaattattgtattttcttattagtggagtttttattttaattaaaactatgttttttttttcttattgtattgtttgtatttttaatatttttaatatttgttggtatcttctgtttaattaaaataaatagattCTCTAAGATGACATTAAAAATTCTCTAATGttattgttatttcttttttaataatccatccaaaactaaaatcaatattataagaaaataccattttttaaaaaaataaaatgatacaaAATTCTTTCATATcgtgtatttaaatatttttattttttatttttttgggttataatATGGCCCCACTGCCTAATCGAAATTCCTTGCTCCACCCTGAATGTAGcactattaaaatttgaaaatgtcaaTAGCAAAATACAATTTGTTATTGAAGAAAATTGACTTCTTTGAAGAACTCCTATACTATGAATTGCTCTCCTTCGCACCTACATAGTCCAATTGAGCATCCACTGGCATCTCATCAAGGAAGTCCAAAAAGTGATATAGAAAAGCTATTTGTCGGTGTGAGAGCAAGGCTCATAGCTAGGTCAACATGCGGAAGTCATTTCGATTAAGGTCAGAAGAGAGGCTAATCTAAGAGTGGCAATTTGTTCCATACAATCCAAAAATCGCAGTGTACCATCCTTAAAAGGGTGGTTTGTCCCTTGTAAGTTGGGATGACGAAGCAGGTTGGGGCCAAAA contains the following coding sequences:
- the LOC107422020 gene encoding uncharacterized protein LOC107422020, giving the protein MEEIHETAKAYYNNLTEDQKDGANNMFQSMDLNGDGSVSLSEYLEILGKKGYKLSNNPKFFTELDRDGDGNLDFEEFLSLYYLIRSERLLFCDGHGCGAFLKGVYFTCVHCFQREKNFDLCPSCFSGKNFLHNHATFLDNFALLHFMATAYSNNKREGASEAAVVGLDIAKFIVEITASTACSIM